Proteins co-encoded in one Cupriavidus metallidurans CH34 genomic window:
- a CDS encoding MliC family protein — protein MLGTTSVAMAASPSFDCGNAKGQVEQLICKDDTLARLDRETTRLYGMALDARSLPAPQKKTLLAEQRGWIKGRNDCWKASDAGVCVAASYLERIHELRHAYAGARTQDDKGISRGPFDIRCPDVKAVIAGTFVQTEPGFAYLRWLDQQLVLTQTPAASGARYTATTANGEAVFWDKGPDAQLTLPGKADMNCRVGIRD, from the coding sequence AATGGCCGCCAGCCCAAGCTTCGATTGCGGGAACGCCAAAGGACAGGTGGAGCAATTGATCTGCAAGGACGATACGTTGGCACGACTCGATCGAGAAACCACCCGGCTCTACGGAATGGCGCTCGACGCCCGATCATTGCCGGCCCCACAGAAGAAAACGCTCCTGGCGGAGCAGCGCGGCTGGATCAAGGGCCGCAACGACTGCTGGAAAGCCAGCGATGCCGGGGTCTGCGTCGCTGCCAGCTATCTGGAGCGCATCCACGAGCTGCGCCACGCCTATGCTGGTGCTCGCACGCAGGACGACAAGGGCATCAGCCGCGGCCCGTTCGATATCCGCTGCCCAGACGTCAAAGCCGTGATTGCCGGCACATTCGTACAGACAGAGCCGGGGTTCGCCTATCTGCGCTGGCTCGATCAACAACTGGTACTGACGCAAACGCCTGCTGCTTCAGGCGCACGCTATACGGCCACGACCGCTAATGGGGAAGCAGTGTTCTGGGACAAGGGGCCGGACGCACAGTTAACGCTCCCCGGCAAGGCGGATATGAACTGCCGCGTAGGCATAAGAGACTGA